In Topomyia yanbarensis strain Yona2022 chromosome 2, ASM3024719v1, whole genome shotgun sequence, one DNA window encodes the following:
- the LOC131679252 gene encoding uncharacterized protein LOC131679252, translated as MFPTFDPETKVWSGPQQPPIYNPEASFGQILLTTLNRNPTKVIQIDGDTGRTMTCEEMRLRAIRGAQNLTSLGYKQGDMVAMACANSENVAPMVVALLTIGAPLNTLAPNYGLDDLVHMLGITQPKLVFCDVSNYETVKKAINLSVKQTPEIYVFESDSIDVKSADDLLKETGKELMFFPPFLGSSQTQVGLILCSSGTMGLPKGVSLSHAHLITAYGHGFVQSSWGLAFNFSALYWASGVYFLLHSLVNGDPRLITRKSFSADAFYDLLEKYPIRCFLTPPAYAHLLLRDPRAKTAKWSSIAVWSIGGSFVPEKIRCAIDNVLPNGKTCIGYGNSETAGATFDMWKQKPNSVGLLMPNFNAKIVDEDGNSLTNGKQGELLLKFNVSILGYYNNPEATAAAIDAEGWFHTGDNAYFDEEGFLFLTDRKKELLKYLGYQISPTDLEAIVSRIDGVEQVCVVGLPDEYQTTDLPAAVIVKTEGNELTEEDVLRIVHEQVADYKKLRGGVFFLSQFPLTSNGKVLRRELREIILNMVNSRT; from the exons ATGTTTCCCACATTTGACCCAGAAACTAAAGTATGGAGCGGTCCTCAGCAGCCTCCAATTTACAATCCCGAGGCCAGTTTTGGTCAAATTTTGCTTACCACGCTAAACCGGAACCCAACAAAAGTTATTCAGATTGACGGTGATACGGGACGTACAATGACCTGTGAGGAGATGCGACTGAGAGCGATACGAGGAGCCCAGAATCTGACGTCGCTAGGATACAAACAGGGCGATATGGTCGCAATGGCTTGTGCCAACAGTGAGAATGTTGCACCGATGGTTGTGGCACTATTGACCATTGGTGCGCCGTTAAACACACTAGCACCAAATTACGGACTGGATGATTTGGTTCATATGCTGGGAATCACACAACCAAAGCTGGTGTTCTGTGATGTTAGTAACTATGAAACGGTGAAGAAGGCGATTAATTTATCAGTAAAACAGACTCCGGAAATATACGTATTTGAAAGTGATTCGATTGATGTGAAAAGTGCTGATGATCTTTTGAAGGAAACTGGAAAAGAGTTGATGTTTTT CCCACCGTTTCTTGGAAGCTCCCAAACGCAAGTAGGCTTAATCCTATGTTCGTCCGGAACGATGGGTCTGCCAAAAGGCGTATCTCTATCTCATGCTCACCTGATTACGGCTTATGGACACGGTTTCGTACAGAGCAGTTGGGGGCTTGCGTTCAATTTCAGTGCATTATATTGGGCCTCTGGAGTTTACTTTCTGCTGCATTCCCTTGTAAATGGTGATCCAAGGTTGATCACAAGGAAATCATTCAGCGCAGATGCTTTCTATGACCTGCTGGAGAAATATCCCATCCGATGCTTCCTTACTCCGCCAGCTTACGCCCATCTTCTACTACGTGATCCTCGTGCCAAAACTGCCAAATGGTCATCGATTGCCGTCTGGTCTATCGGTGGTTCCTTTGTCCCAGAGAAAATCCGTTGTGCTATAGATAATGTGCTACCAAACGGGAAGACATGCATTGGTTACGGTAATTCTGAAACGGCGGGCGCTACTTTTGATATGTGGAAGCAAAAACCAAACTCTGTGGGACttttgatgccaaatttcaACGCCAAAATTGTCGATGAAGATGGAAATTCTCTAACCAATGGAAAGCAAGGGGAGCTTTTGCTAAAATTCAACGTGAGCATACTTGGATACTATAACAACCCGGAGGCCACAGCTGCCGCTATCGATGCGGAGGGATGGTTTCACACGGGAGATAACGCCTACTTTGATGAGGAAGGCTTTCTGTTCCTGACGGATCGGAAGAAGGAATTGCTGAAGTACTTGGGCTATCAAATCTCCCCCACAGATCTGGAAGCGATTGTGAGCCGAATTGATGGCGTTGAACAAGTGTGTGTCGTTGGGTTACCAGATGAATATCAAACTACCGATTTACCTGCTGCGGTGATTGTGAAGACGGAAGGAAACGAATTGACGGAAGAGGACGTACTGAGAATAGTTCATGAGCAAGTGGCAGACTATAAGAAACTGCGTGGAGGTGTATTTTTCTTGTCACAGTTTCCTTTGACATCTAATGGGAAGGTTTTGAGAAGAGAACTAAGGGAAATTATTTTGAATATGGTTAATTCCAGGACGTAA